From a single Cotesia glomerata isolate CgM1 linkage group LG6, MPM_Cglom_v2.3, whole genome shotgun sequence genomic region:
- the LOC123267287 gene encoding uncharacterized protein LOC123267287, with translation MAAQYIYQTQDGSTLKFSNSTSGIYKCKKQHNFRTRRKYYFQQEKKLSKFYNFDFKKVLSDYPISKELLLIAKKEKITLEAQWISYLCEIIVIDCLKKGLILQNEDIEELAVKIVEVFPSECTQTFYVDPVKKKDSLRQVSIVAKGKLTDKYRNILKLIRTLRKFGDTSSASTEFDENIENNHLNSALESKQWLKHYRDAVNVLLHWKNSYELRRSEVSSNKYSSATDILNDWPILKESVCADLINTDFEKVYPDNVINLSDCWNETFIKLEKILNNKINPEHQAHLEILEQKSKDVPLLSRSILQLEIFLHLLTPKPRKRTKNASLTAELDKNIINKNTLESVCMHVKIPGDIDKACAAKVSLKATAKSTIQPYLIVVGPNVLDLKKIYVQVDSFRFEASSFAAGFDLLFKFYVLFKLAYPVETQHFWYFVQWGIYKIRTDSDVPIPSMFTILNKLNLNLK, from the exons ATGGCAGCACAATATATATACCAAACTCAAGATGGCAGCACacttaaattttctaatag TACCAGTGGAATTTATAAATGCAAAAAGCAACACAACTTCCGTACtagaagaaaatactatttccaacaggaaaaaaaactatctaaattttataactttgattttaaaaaagtgcTCAGTGATTACCCTATTAGCAAAGAACTATTGTTGATtgctaaaaaagaaaaaattactttggaAGCTCAGTGGATCTCATATTTGTGCGAAATTATAGTGATTGATTGTTTAAAGAAAGGCTTAATTCTTCAGAATGAAGATATTGAAGAATTAGCCGTAAAAATTGTTGAAGTCTTCCCATCGGAGTGCACTCAAACTTTTTACGTGGATCCAGTGAAGAAAAAAGATTCCTTACGCCAGGTCAGCATTGTCGCCAAAGGAAAATTAACCGATAAATatcgaaatattttaaaacttattaGAACTTTACGAAAATTTGGAGATACTTCTAGTGCCTCGACtgaatttgatgaaaatattgaaaacaaTCATCTAAATTCTGCTCTGGAGAGTAAGCAATGGTTGAAGCACTATCGAGATGCAGTAAATGTTTTGTTACATTGGAAGAATTCTTATGAACTACGGAGAAGTGAAGTttcatcaaataaatattctagTGCAACGGATATATTAAATGACTGGCCGATATTGAAAGAGTCTGTGTGTGCAGATTTAATAAACActgattttgaaaaagtttatCCTGATAACGTGATAAATTTAAGTGATTGCTGGAACGAGACTTTTATCAAGCTTGagaagattttaaataataaaataaacccgGAACATCAAgctcatttagaaattttggaGCAGAAGAGTAAAGACGTTCCGTTGCTGAGCCGGTCTATTCTTCAACTAGAAATCTTTCTTCATTTGTTGACTCCAAAACCACGAAAGAGAACAAAAAACGCTTCTTTAACTGCGGagttagataaaaatattataaataaaaatactctaGAAAGTGTATGTATGCATGTTAAAATACCCGGCGACATCGACAAAGCTTGTGCTGCGAAAGTATCTTTGAAAGCAACAGCGAAATCTACAATTCAGCCTTACTTGATAGTGGTAGGTCCAAATGttttggatttaaaaaaaatttacgttcAAGTTGATAGCTTCCGTTTTGAGGCTTCAAGCTTCGCTGCTGGATTtgatttgttatttaaattttatgtactGTTCAAACTTGCTTATCCTGTTGAAACTCAACACTTTTGGTATTTCGTACAGTGGGGCATTTATAAAATACGAACCGACTCTGATGTACCCATACCATCAATGTTcactattttaaataaattgaaccTTAAcctaaagtaa